The Methylomicrobium lacus LW14 genome window below encodes:
- a CDS encoding peptidylprolyl isomerase — protein sequence MSTINKKHTLLASAFGLSVALGVSAAEQPQQDAQAPAISQSEIDYVVKRRAAQGVTLTDEIKQDIKEDLVSQSLLADQALRKQLDKNPEVEAHLQLDRLAILSKAYLDAYFKEHPVTDDSIRSDYESKRTSGKFLEYKIRQIVVPDKAGAEDIIKQIKSGADFSELAKHKSHDPGAEHHGGSIGWFRPDIFIDEAFAGAVTQLKKGELTAEPVKTRYGWNIIILDDGPRKVTDAQPYDHTNIKLRGVLREKAEKKQVEKLLAELKGASNVVAITDSNSKTR from the coding sequence ATGTCAACAATCAACAAAAAACACACGCTGCTGGCCTCCGCTTTCGGTTTATCCGTCGCCCTGGGCGTGTCGGCCGCCGAACAACCGCAACAAGACGCACAGGCCCCCGCCATCAGTCAGTCGGAGATAGACTACGTCGTGAAACGGCGCGCCGCGCAAGGCGTGACGCTGACCGACGAGATCAAGCAGGACATCAAGGAAGATCTGGTCAGCCAGTCGCTGCTGGCGGACCAGGCGCTCAGGAAACAACTGGACAAGAATCCCGAAGTCGAAGCGCACCTGCAACTGGACCGGCTGGCCATCCTTTCGAAGGCTTACCTGGACGCCTATTTCAAGGAGCATCCGGTGACTGACGACAGCATTCGCAGCGACTACGAAAGCAAAAGAACGTCCGGAAAATTTCTCGAATACAAGATACGCCAGATCGTGGTGCCCGATAAAGCCGGAGCCGAGGACATCATCAAACAAATCAAGTCCGGCGCTGATTTCTCCGAGCTGGCCAAACATAAATCCCATGACCCCGGAGCCGAACATCACGGCGGCAGTATCGGCTGGTTCCGTCCTGACATCTTCATCGATGAGGCCTTCGCCGGCGCCGTTACGCAACTGAAGAAAGGCGAACTCACCGCCGAGCCGGTCAAGACCCGATACGGCTGGAACATCATCATACTCGATGACGGCCCGCGCAAGGTGACCGACGCCCAGCCTTATGACCATACCAATATCAAGCTGCGCGGCGTTCTGCGCGAAAAGGCGGAGAAGAAGCAAGTCGAAAAACTGCTCGCCGAATTGAAAGGCGCATCGAATGTCGTCGCGATTACCGATTCGAACAGCAAAACACGGTAA
- a CDS encoding OmpP1/FadL family transporter: MNTKNRYLAVAATALLGGLPAIAGATNGYFAHGYGARSKALAGASTARPLDSFAAAVNPASIAYIGDRLDAEIELFSPRRQYTVDGTPTLAPGAFPLNSGTYQSDSEWFPVPAIGWNHRIDAEQAVGVTLYGNGGMNTDYVATPNPLCPFPGGSGTFCAGTTGIDKAQAFIVPSYAHSFGDGRFSFGIAPIFAIQRFKARGLNAFAPFSSDPEHVSNQGYDYSFGGGVRVGGLVEVIPGVRFGASYKSRITMSKLDDYAGLFAEQGSFDIPESFNFGLAWDINKEITTSFDVEHIRYSQIDSVGNPMFPNLMTKRLGEDGGPGFGWKDMTIFKLGAEWRPNKRWTWRAGVSYGAQPIPKSEVLFNVLAPGVQEYHLTTGFSRAIGDKDEVNFAFMYSPSNSVKGPNPLSPKQNIELEMDQYSFQLGWSKKFE; encoded by the coding sequence ATGAATACAAAAAACAGGTATCTGGCCGTCGCGGCGACGGCCTTATTGGGCGGCTTGCCGGCCATCGCGGGGGCGACCAACGGCTATTTTGCGCACGGCTACGGCGCCCGCAGCAAAGCCTTGGCCGGCGCCAGCACCGCGCGGCCACTGGATTCGTTCGCGGCCGCGGTCAATCCGGCCAGTATCGCCTATATCGGCGACCGGCTGGATGCGGAAATCGAGCTGTTCAGTCCGCGCCGCCAATACACCGTCGATGGCACGCCGACCTTGGCGCCCGGCGCGTTCCCGTTGAATTCCGGCACCTACCAGAGTGACAGCGAATGGTTTCCGGTGCCGGCCATCGGCTGGAACCACAGGATCGATGCGGAGCAGGCGGTCGGCGTGACGCTGTATGGCAACGGCGGCATGAATACCGATTATGTCGCCACGCCGAATCCTTTATGCCCCTTCCCGGGCGGCAGCGGCACGTTCTGCGCCGGCACCACCGGCATTGATAAGGCACAGGCGTTCATCGTGCCGAGTTATGCACACAGCTTTGGCGATGGCCGATTTTCGTTCGGTATCGCGCCTATATTTGCGATCCAGCGTTTCAAGGCGCGCGGCCTGAATGCGTTCGCGCCGTTTTCGAGCGATCCGGAGCATGTGTCTAACCAGGGCTATGATTATTCCTTCGGCGGCGGCGTCAGGGTCGGAGGCTTGGTCGAGGTGATTCCGGGCGTCAGATTCGGGGCTTCGTATAAAAGCCGCATCACGATGTCCAAATTAGACGACTATGCAGGGCTGTTCGCGGAGCAGGGGAGCTTTGATATTCCCGAAAGCTTCAATTTCGGTCTGGCCTGGGATATCAATAAAGAGATAACGACGTCCTTTGATGTCGAGCACATCCGGTACAGCCAAATCGATTCGGTCGGCAACCCGATGTTTCCGAATCTGATGACGAAGAGGCTCGGCGAGGATGGCGGCCCCGGTTTCGGCTGGAAGGACATGACCATCTTCAAACTCGGCGCCGAATGGCGGCCGAACAAGCGTTGGACCTGGCGCGCGGGCGTCAGCTATGGGGCGCAGCCGATTCCAAAGTCCGAAGTGTTGTTCAATGTGCTGGCGCCGGGCGTGCAGGAATACCACTTGACGACCGGATTCAGCCGCGCGATCGGCGACAAGGACGAAGTGAATTTTGCGTTCATGTATTCGCCGAGCAACTCGGTCAAAGGACCCAACCCGCTGAGTCCAAAGCAGAACATCGAACTGGAAATGGATCAGTACTCGTTCCAACTGGGCTGGTCCAAAAAGTTTGAATAA
- a CDS encoding addiction module protein, whose product MNIQAIEQEALRLPIEDRARLAETLLSSLDALSDKEIAKLWLIEAQRRAAEIDNGTVQLVSAEEVERKIQAILK is encoded by the coding sequence ATGAACATCCAAGCGATTGAACAAGAGGCTTTACGCCTGCCGATTGAAGACAGGGCTCGGCTCGCCGAAACACTGCTTTCGAGTTTGGACGCCTTGTCGGACAAAGAAATCGCAAAACTCTGGCTCATAGAAGCGCAACGTCGAGCCGCTGAAATCGACAATGGAACTGTTCAGCTGGTTTCTGCCGAGGAAGTTGAACGCAAAATCCAAGCCATTTTGAAATGA
- a CDS encoding methyltransferase domain-containing protein: MKSKQDKNFDHLIERFEKKVYATAKGDWRLKLLREDLDVFYRSPAPLTVWDAGCGFAQISLGLAEKGHRLTLCDLSEKMLARARQLFQKHGQPAEFHHQAAQDLAPHLPPFDLVLCHAVLEWLAEPIPTLQIIADRVKPGGTLSLLFYNRNAMVYTNALKGGWRWQHLLSDSYLGKGDKLTPPNPQYPHEVIEHLKLWGFEITAHTGIRVFHDYLDKGTLEHSDQSELFELEYRHCRMPTYRDMGRYVHLVAVRAQ, translated from the coding sequence ATGAAATCAAAACAGGATAAAAATTTCGACCACCTGATCGAAAGATTCGAAAAAAAAGTCTATGCGACCGCGAAGGGCGATTGGCGGCTGAAGTTGCTGAGGGAGGATCTGGACGTTTTTTACCGGAGCCCGGCGCCGCTGACCGTTTGGGATGCCGGCTGCGGCTTTGCGCAAATCAGCCTGGGGCTGGCGGAAAAGGGACATCGGCTTACGCTGTGCGACCTGTCCGAAAAAATGCTGGCGCGCGCCAGGCAGCTCTTCCAAAAACATGGCCAGCCTGCCGAATTTCACCATCAGGCCGCGCAAGACCTGGCGCCCCACCTGCCCCCATTTGATCTGGTATTGTGCCATGCGGTACTGGAGTGGCTGGCGGAACCGATACCGACGCTGCAAATCATCGCGGACCGGGTCAAACCGGGCGGCACCTTGTCGCTGCTGTTCTATAATCGGAACGCGATGGTTTATACCAATGCGCTGAAAGGCGGCTGGCGCTGGCAACACCTGCTGAGCGACAGCTATCTCGGCAAGGGCGACAAACTGACGCCGCCGAATCCGCAATACCCGCATGAAGTGATCGAGCATCTGAAGCTATGGGGTTTCGAGATCACGGCCCATACCGGCATTCGCGTGTTTCATGACTATCTTGACAAGGGAACGCTCGAACACAGCGATCAGTCCGAACTGTTCGAACTGGAATACCGTCATTGCCGGATGCCGACTTACCGCGATATGGGGCGCTATGTGCATCTGGTGGCGGTAAGAGCCCAATAA
- a CDS encoding SCP2 sterol-binding domain-containing protein produces the protein MIYKTLFGAAMLGLAGSVCAAPVLISPEWGAEACQAWNADAVLTQKLVESGWVKNDAGRGFKVIQFYREDCGDKPTAELRIALQGNLARCVSGGKAETQALASGADYVMSAETDSWVEMGRGDYGPMRAMISGSLGFDGPMGEAMGNMKPFESFLLLVGKVPADTQQCPDQPGKLSASAP, from the coding sequence ATGATTTACAAAACACTATTCGGCGCCGCCATGCTTGGCCTGGCAGGCTCGGTATGCGCGGCGCCGGTGCTGATCTCGCCCGAGTGGGGTGCCGAGGCGTGCCAAGCCTGGAATGCCGACGCGGTGCTGACACAAAAACTGGTCGAGTCCGGATGGGTAAAAAACGATGCAGGACGCGGTTTCAAGGTAATCCAGTTTTACCGCGAGGACTGCGGCGACAAGCCGACGGCCGAATTGCGGATTGCGCTGCAAGGTAATCTTGCCCGCTGCGTGTCTGGCGGCAAAGCCGAGACGCAAGCATTAGCGTCGGGCGCCGATTATGTGATGAGCGCCGAGACCGACAGTTGGGTCGAGATGGGGCGCGGCGACTACGGCCCGATGCGCGCGATGATCTCAGGCAGCCTGGGTTTCGATGGGCCGATGGGCGAAGCGATGGGCAACATGAAGCCTTTCGAGAGTTTCCTGTTGTTGGTAGGCAAAGTGCCGGCCGACACTCAGCAATGCCCGGATCAGCCTGGCAAGCTCTCTGCCAGCGCGCCTTAA
- a CDS encoding type II toxin-antitoxin system RelE/ParE family toxin, translating to MIYSFHPEAAAEYAEHVAFYKSLRTELGARFHEAVKTVIASICEMPARHHTEVPPDIRRARVQGFPFHVIFREVDGNIQILALAHHRRRPLYWISRL from the coding sequence ATGATCTACAGCTTCCATCCCGAAGCCGCTGCGGAATATGCAGAACATGTTGCATTCTATAAGTCACTGCGTACGGAACTTGGGGCACGCTTCCATGAAGCGGTTAAAACCGTCATTGCCAGTATCTGTGAAATGCCTGCTCGCCATCACACCGAGGTTCCGCCGGACATTCGCAGAGCAAGGGTTCAGGGTTTTCCTTTCCATGTTATTTTTCGAGAGGTTGACGGCAACATTCAAATTCTTGCGCTTGCACATCATCGCCGGCGCCCTCTTTACTGGATTAGCAGGCTTTAA
- a CDS encoding selenium-binding protein SBP56-related protein — MNKLTIKRRPRAAKFPLAAGLLALSLAGYGSAQAGLLGGLVGPDLTQQVTGGLQRAPEAISKTTGKVIPNGTVLLAWTGDDILDDQNADSDFLTVIDAEPDSTTYGKVIWTANLPSILGANKPGTALLHTSDIHNEPHHNSAYTTYIDPVSKKKYLFAGGLISGNIFRFDITDVRKIPKAEIAVCGLELLKSSLTDDFVVLPNGHIAATFMGGTAYYGPGTVVEFHPLRKGVCAGGLPYLPIPLVGDILQNDKQYLSENSAVLLNSGVTRYTPQHLTGISDAGLEAYPHGMQLTYNGNYLVTSDYANPLVLGAGDPIANLFSDYFTYNPLPTDLTSLRQFGTTVRVWRANDLKKGPISVSQVPDGPRIEDVYLHEEPEGLMGLALPHSKGHTDPQTGQLVPHNGAFAASMCGGTLYYTSNILAPQTANNGQGPEWKSVYDVGPCTGVSYFAISDDDKYLFLPIAGENSPGDHVYERDYPGEHDRRVLSLDIRPLLAKGTDPIDCDFPAADSSRPGNSTLGLPIAGNALNNRVHNNGAQDCPVVVGQVTANSPENYASHGGPHFVGIDRAGATGSSASSALQPGKRLVFINYFVDLNHMGLLGTGSGGDRKIYVAKINADGSLQYDTNFKDELTGELGIALTGPQRSEFDWPNRGVTGSARPHGAIFEKNGLKLKGPEHYQN; from the coding sequence ATGAATAAGCTTACCATCAAGCGTAGGCCGCGAGCGGCTAAATTCCCGCTCGCGGCCGGATTGCTGGCCTTGTCGCTGGCCGGATACGGCAGCGCCCAGGCCGGACTTCTGGGAGGTCTGGTCGGTCCTGACTTGACTCAGCAAGTAACCGGCGGCTTGCAGCGCGCTCCTGAAGCCATCAGCAAAACGACAGGCAAAGTCATTCCGAATGGCACTGTCTTATTGGCATGGACCGGTGACGATATTCTGGACGATCAGAATGCCGATTCCGATTTCCTGACCGTCATCGACGCGGAACCCGATTCGACAACCTACGGCAAGGTGATCTGGACCGCGAACCTGCCGTCTATCCTCGGTGCGAACAAGCCGGGTACCGCGTTGCTGCATACTTCGGACATTCACAACGAGCCGCATCACAACAGCGCCTATACCACCTATATCGATCCGGTCAGCAAAAAGAAATATCTGTTCGCCGGCGGTCTGATCAGCGGCAATATTTTCCGTTTTGATATCACCGACGTGCGCAAGATTCCAAAGGCGGAAATCGCCGTTTGCGGTCTCGAACTGTTGAAGTCCTCGCTGACCGACGATTTCGTGGTCCTGCCGAATGGCCACATTGCGGCCACCTTCATGGGCGGCACCGCTTATTACGGGCCCGGCACGGTGGTCGAATTCCATCCTTTGCGTAAGGGTGTGTGCGCGGGCGGCCTGCCTTATCTGCCAATCCCTCTGGTCGGCGATATTTTGCAGAACGACAAGCAATACCTTAGCGAAAACTCCGCCGTGCTCTTGAACTCCGGCGTGACCCGTTATACGCCGCAACATTTGACCGGCATCTCGGACGCGGGGCTGGAAGCCTATCCGCACGGCATGCAGTTGACCTATAACGGCAATTACTTGGTCACCTCCGACTATGCCAACCCGTTGGTTTTGGGTGCCGGCGACCCGATCGCGAATCTGTTCAGCGATTATTTCACCTATAATCCGCTGCCGACCGATCTGACCAGCCTGCGCCAGTTCGGCACCACCGTACGGGTATGGCGAGCCAATGATCTGAAGAAGGGGCCGATCAGCGTCAGCCAGGTGCCGGATGGTCCGCGGATAGAGGATGTCTATTTGCACGAAGAACCGGAAGGCTTGATGGGCTTGGCGCTGCCGCACAGCAAGGGCCATACCGATCCGCAAACCGGCCAACTGGTGCCGCATAACGGCGCTTTCGCGGCCAGTATGTGCGGCGGCACGTTGTATTACACCTCCAATATTCTCGCGCCACAGACCGCCAATAACGGTCAGGGTCCGGAATGGAAATCGGTTTATGACGTAGGTCCTTGCACCGGCGTTTCCTATTTTGCGATCAGCGACGACGACAAATATCTGTTCCTGCCGATCGCCGGCGAAAACAGCCCGGGCGACCATGTTTATGAACGCGATTATCCGGGCGAACACGATCGCCGCGTGTTGTCGCTCGATATTCGTCCTTTGCTCGCGAAAGGAACCGATCCTATCGATTGCGATTTCCCGGCAGCCGATTCGAGCCGCCCCGGCAATTCCACGCTGGGCTTGCCGATCGCAGGAAACGCTCTGAACAATCGGGTGCATAACAACGGCGCGCAGGATTGCCCGGTTGTGGTCGGACAAGTGACCGCGAATTCTCCGGAAAACTATGCCTCTCACGGCGGCCCGCATTTCGTCGGCATCGACCGCGCAGGCGCCACCGGTTCATCGGCGAGCAGTGCGTTGCAGCCAGGCAAGCGTCTCGTTTTCATCAATTACTTCGTCGACTTGAACCATATGGGGCTTCTGGGCACCGGCTCCGGCGGAGACAGAAAAATCTATGTGGCGAAAATCAATGCCGACGGCTCTCTGCAATACGACACGAACTTCAAGGATGAGCTGACCGGTGAATTGGGTATTGCATTGACCGGCCCGCAGCGCTCGGAATTCGATTGGCCGAATCGCGGCGTCACCGGCTCGGCGCGTCCGCACGGTGCGATTTTCGAGAAGAACGGCCTGAAACTGAAAGGGCCTGAGCACTACCAAAATTAG